One Armatimonadota bacterium genomic window, TGCTTCCAAACTTGCCTGACGCTTCTTTTGAGCCTCGTCGAGTTCCTTGCCGACCGCGGTCCTCAGAGCCGCCGCCGCGTCGCGAGCCTTCTCGGCGGCCTCGATTTCTGCGCGGGCCTTTCGGCGCTCGGGCTCCAGGTTGGTCAGCTTGCGGGTGCGGAGCTGCTCGTGCTCCTTGGCGTTCTGCAGCCTTCTCTCGGCTTGGGCGAGGCGCTCTTGCGCTTGGATCAGCCGGTGCTCGGCTTCCTGCAGTCGGGCGTCGGCTTGGTCCGCGTCGGCGCTTCGGGCTGCGAGGGCCTTGAGTACGCCGTCGCGCTCGGCTTCCAGGGCCCTGGGGTCGGAATCCGGCAGCGTGTCGAGTTCTACGGCCTCCAGCTTCTCCCTCTCTGCGTCCAACCGGTCTTTCGCTTTCTGCGTCGAGTTCATTTCGTCGGTTAGGCTCTGGTGCCACGATCGGGCGTCTTCGACCTCGCCCTTCGCTCCAGCGCCCTTCTGCTGAAGCTCGCCGATCTCCTTCTCCACCTGAGCCCGAGCCTTTTGACGTGCGGATGCCGACTTGTCGAAGCCCTTCAGGTCTGTGTCCAAAGCTCGGATGCGCTTCGCCAGATCGTCCAGTTCGGCCTTGCGCTGGACGAGCCCAAAGGTCTGCTTTTCGGATGCGCCGCCCGTAACCGCGCCAGAAGAATGCAGAAGCTCGCCTTCTAGGGTCACCATGCGGCGCCAACCCGAGGTCTTGCCAAGCTTTAGGGCGGTGTCAAGGTCCTCGACCACCAGCACCCGGCCCAAGAGACTCTCGATCACCGGCCTCACCCGGTCCTCGCAGCGGACCAGGTCGCTCGCACGCCCGATCACGCCCGCCCGCATGGTGAGCTCCCGCAGGTCCTGGCCGACTTCTTGAGGGCGCATCAGGGATATGGGCTGGAAGGTGGCCCTGCCTCCCCGATGAGCCTTGAGGAGCTCGATCGCCGTCTTGGCCTCAGATTCGCCGTCGCAGATGAGGTCGTTCGCGGCTCCTCCCAGCGCGGTGTCGATGGCGACCGCGTGCTCCTTTGCGACCTCGATGGCCTCGCCGACCGGCAGGTAGGGGCCCTTCAGCAGTCCCCGGTCCGCCGCTTCCAGCACATTTCGCGCGCCCTGCTGAAGTCCTTCGTGGGCTTGAATCGTGGCCTCGATGCCGTGCGCCAGGCCCTCCAGCCGGGCCCGCTCGGCAAGCAGCTTCCTCGAAGCCTCGCCGTCGCGGTCGTCCTCGGCGGTCATGGCCCTAAGCCCGGCAACCCGCTTGCCGATCTCCGATTCGATGGCTCCAAACGCGGCCTCGGCCTCTGACAGTGCCGAGAATGCCTCCTTGAGCCCGGCTTCGAGGTCGGGTAGGGTCTCCTGAATTCCCTCAAGCTCTCGCTTGATCTCTTCGATCCGGCCGCGACGATGCTCGGCTTCGGTCTCGCGCCGAAGGCGCAGTCCGTGGGCCTCCCGGGCGTCTGCAAGCCTGGCCTCGATCTCCTGGAGCGACTTCGCGAGTTCCTGGGCCTCTTTGTTCGCGCCGGCCGTTTCGAGGCGCGTCTTTTCGAGGCGGTCCTTCTCGGTGGTCTCCTCAAGGGTCGCCTGCTGCAACTCCGCCTGGGCTTCGTTCAGGCGCTTCGCGGAGGTGCCGGCGTCCTCTCCCAGGTTCCTTTCCAGTTCATCCAGGGCCTCCAGGCGCTGGGTCCCGAGCTTTAGCGCGGAGACCGCGCGCTCAAAGTCTGTAAGGACCTGGTGCTGTCGGCTTCGCAGGCCCTCCAAGGACCGCTCCAGGTCGCCGATCTGCGACCCCGCCGTGCGGGCCTGCTTCTCAAGGTCTTCGGCGAGCGCCAGCTCCTTGTCGGCCATGCGCTGCGACTCGGCGATCTTGCCCTCGAGTTCCCTCACATCGCGAATGGCCCGGGCCACCTCGACCACCAGCAGCCCGCTCTCGATCTCGCCGAGAGTGTCGCGAATCGAGCGATAGCGCGCGGCAACCTCGGCCTCCTCCCGCATGGGCTCGCGCTGGTCCTCGATCTCGGCGATGAGGTCACCCACGCGGTCCAGGTGAGTCTGAGCCGCCTCCAGGCGCCGCAGCGACTCCAACTTGCGCACCCGGTAGCGCTGCACCCCCGCCGCCTCGTCCACCCATGCGCGCCGGTCTTCGGCCGAGGCCGCCAGCGCCTGGTCAATTTCCTTTTGACTCACGATGGCGTAGCCCGCACGCCCAAGGCCGCTGTCCGCAAGGAGTTCGAGGATGTCCTTCAGCCGGCAGGCGCGCCCGTTGATCCGGTAATCGCTGTCGCCGCTGCGGGTGAGCCGCCTGGAGATTTGGACTTCGCTGGTGTCGATGGGAAGCGAGGCGTCCTCGTTGTCGAAGAGCAGCGCGACTTCCGCGTAGCCGAGCGGTTTGCGGCGGGGGCTGCCGTTGAAGATGACATCCTGGCTCGTTACGGCGCGCAGGTGCTTTGGGTTCCCTTCTCCCAAGGCCCAGAGGATCGCATCCACGATGTTGGATTTCCCACAGCCGTTGGGGCCGACAACGGCAATGATCGACCCGTCGACGTCGAACTCGGTTCGCTCGGCGAAGGTCTTGAAGCCGTAGATTCGGACTCGTTTCAGGCGCATGGCTTGGGACGTGAGGGGTTGAGAGGGTGAGTGGGTGAAAGGGTGAGTCGGTGAATAGGTGAAAGGGTGAGGGGTTGAGGGGGTCGGTGAGGGGGTGGCTCAACGAGTACGTGAACTGTGAGAACGAGCTAAGGATAACGAACCCGATTCGGCGATCTCAAATGCCGCATCCCAGATTTCAAATCTCAAATCTCTAATCTGAATTCTCTGAGTGCCATTCCGCGATCGTCATTCGTCAACCGTCAACCCTTAATCGTCATGCGTCATTCGTCAATCATCATTCGTCTTTCGTCCATCCTGGGACCCCTCACTCTACCGGTGAATTCAGGTTCACGGCAAGGGCGGTTTTCCCCACTTCCTGTGTGGCAAGGCTTCTGCCCCAATCGTCTCCCGGGTGCCGGCTACACGGCAGGCTCAGTTGGCCTTGCCATTTCAAAAACCTCCGGCACCGCAAGGTCCACATACTCCCTTCCACCCAGCCTCCCAATTGGGCGGAATCGCTCGGAGAGCACGCGCTCGGTTTCGGGGTCCCACAGTTCGGTGCTCAGGTGAACGCGCAGAATCTCGCCGATCACGTAGACCGTGCCGCTCTTGCCTTCCCCATGCCGGATCACCTGAAAGCGGCGACATTCAAACTGCACCGGGCTTTCTTTCACACGTGGCGGAAAGACCGTCTCGCTCGCGATCTCCTCAAAGCCCGAAACCTTCCACTCATCGACTTCCGGGGGGTAATCAAAGGACGCAGCGTTCATACGATCGGCCATGGACCGCGTGACCAGATTCACCACGAACTCCCCGGTCTCCTCGATGTTGCGAAGGGTGTCCTTGGGCTCGCCAGTGGGGAGAAGCACGGGGCAAAACACCAGGCTGGGAGGGTTGGAGCCACCGGCCATGAAGAAGCTGAAGGGCGCGAGGTTGGGGGTCCCGTCCCTGGCGACGGTGCTCACGAACGCGATCGGGCGAGGCTGGATGGTGGCGGTCAGGATTCCGTAAGCCTTCGAGACGCGCATCGCCTTGAGGTCCAAGGAGACAAAGGTGCCCACGGGGGAATTATGAGGCCTGGGGGCTCGAAGCAGCCGCCTTAGTTCTGGCCGGAATCGTCCGCGCCATCAGCGTGCTCGCCGATTGGCTTGCTCGACGACTTTGCGGCGACCTGCGCGGGCTTGGAAGCGGCCTTCTGGGGGGCGCTCTTTGTGGCCTGTGCCCTGCCGCCAACCGGCCTGCGCGCACCCACAAACCGCGAAGCATAGTAGCCGTCGCTGAGGCGATCTTCACGTACGCGGCCCTTGGCGCTGCTCGCATGGACGAATACGCCGTTGCCCTTGTAGATGCCCACGTGGTTCACGCGGCGGGAGCGTCCAGTATGGAAAAACACGAGGTCGCCGGGCTTAAGCTCACTCTTCGAGACCGAAGCGCCGGTCTTGGATTGCTCGCGGCTGGTCCTGGGCAGCTTCACGCCCATCTTTTTGTAGACCTGCGTGGTGAGCCCGGAGCAATCGGTCGCGCCGCGGCTGGCCGAACCGTACCGATAGCGGGTACCGAGCATCGCCATGGCGTTGTCCACAACGGCGTTCCCGGTCTTCGGGCTGTAAACGACCCGAGAGCGAGAGTCGTCCTTGCGCGAATACTGGCGCTTGGAGCTGCTGCGGGCCTTGACGTAGGCTGATGAGCTCATCGGTTTGAGCATGTCTCCACGGACCCAGCCGACGGTACCGCGCGGGAACTTGAGCTTGTACCAGTCGCCCGCTCGGTCGAGGACGGTGACCGAAGTTCCGCGATCCACCTTCGTCACAACCGAGGAACTCGCGCTTGCGTCCCGGCGAATGTTTACCGCGTCGCGTGCCACCACCGCGCGGCGGGTCCTGATGCGCGCGATGCCGCTGCTGGAGGCCGATTTGGCGGCGACCTTCGTCGAGCCGTTTGGCAGGGCGATCTTCTGCCCGATCTGCAGGCGCGTCCAGTCCAGATTCGGGTTGGCTGCTCGGATCAGCGAGGGCTTGGTGTCGAACTTTCGTGCGATGACCCAGTCGTTGTCGCCGGAGACCACGGTGTAGCCACCCGATGGCTTCTTGGGTGCTGGGCTCAGCAGCTTGGCGACGGGGTTCGCGGCCGGCTTTGCGGGAGCAGCGCTCTTTGCGGCCACTTTGGGAAGCGGCTTGGCTGCCACCTTGGCGGCCTGCTTGGCCGGATTGCTCGCGGCGGTTTTTGGTGCGGCCTTTCCCGCGAAACTGACGAGCATGAGTTGAGCCACGGGGCTCGAATCAAAGGAAATGGCTTCCAGGGCGTCCTTTCTGAGAAGGTCCGTGGGGAGTTTCGGATGCAGCCGCTCGGGGATGAAAATCTGGTAGCCCAGCTTCAACTTGTGAATCTTGTTGATGCCGTTGGCGTGGGCCAGGTCAATCGTGTCGACAGAGTAGCGCGAGGCAATTTGAGAGAGAGTTTCGCCCTGCTGAACGATGTGGGTGAGGCTTTGGCCTATTGCCGCCGGTGTCGCGATGATTCCAAGCGCAAAGGCGCACCATGTCCTCCCCATCGTTCCTCCTAAGCGGTCTCCCGAACTCCCTTGAACGGGGCCCGGATGTAGTCGCCGCTTACCGAAGACAGTACCCGCGCGAAGGTCTCCTTGTCAACCTTTTGGAGGCCATTTGAGTTCAAAGCCACTCAAATCGGCACGAGGCTGACCCTCTGAACCCGCCGCAAAGGGCGCTCTTCCTTGTCAGTAGTTACGAATCAGACACCCCGAATTGTTGCCAGTTGTGGAAAACTATCGGCGCATCAAGGCCCGTGAGGCACGAGCCGATGACCGTAATTGTTATCGAGATCGAACCCTGAACCGAGCGTCGAGCGCATGCTGAGCACCCTCATCGTCAACTGGAACACGCGGGACCTGCTCCTCGAATGCCTCGAATCGCTCCGCCAGAACCCGCCGGACCTCCCCTCGGAGGTCATCGTGGTCGATAACGCTTCAACCGATGGCAGCGCGGACGCCGTTCGCGAGCGGTGTCCCGAGGTCATGCTCCTCGAACCGGGAGTGAACCTGGGCTATGCGGCCGGAAACAACCGGGCCTTTGGCGCTGCGAACGGCGAGTGGCTCCTAACCCTCAACCCGGACACCGTCATCGCAGAGGGCCAGCTTCAAGCAATGATCAACGCCTTGGCTGCCAAGCCGGAGTTTGGCTGCGCAGCGCCAAAACTGGTGGGCAATGACGGCAAGCTGCAGCGGTCCGTGCGGGGGTTCCCCACGTTTTTGGGCATCCTGGGAGACATGACCGGGCTTGGCAAGCTGTTCCCGGGATCCCGCCTGGACTCTTACAGGCTGAGTTCGATGAACTATGACGTGGAAGGCGAAGCCCCTCAGCCAATGGGCACGTTCCTTCTCTTTCGGTGCGATGCGTTAGCAAAGGTTGGCGACCCCAGGGCCCCCTTCGACGAGTCGTTTCCCATCTTTTTCAACGAAGTGGACCTCCTCTACAGGCTAAAGAAGGCGGGGCTTCCATGCCTATTCGTGCCTTCGGTGGCCGTCCAGCACCTGGGCGGCGCGAGCACGCGGCAGGTCAAGAAAGCGATGATTTGGGAGTCGCACCGAAGCCTGCTGCGCTTTTTCGTCAAGCACTATCGAACGGCCCTCAACGCATGGGCCTTTCCGATTCTGTCGATGTTCGTCCTTGGCGGTGCGCTGATCCGCGCAAGGGGGTTTAGTGCCGGATTTCGACCTTAGCGTCACGATCTGCTCTTGGAACACCGTGGCGCTCCTTGAGGAGTGCCTTCGGAGCCTCGCCGCCGTGCGCGATGAGGCCAGTTTCGAGGTCATCGTGGTCGACAACGGCTCGACGGACGGCTCGGCTCAGGCGGTTCGAGAGCGGCACTCCTGGGTCCGGCTGCTTGCTCAGGACAAGAACCTCGGGTTCACTGGCGGGCACAATTTGGCGATCCGCGAGCGCCGCGGCAGGCATGCTTTCTTGCTCAACTCCGATGCAACGGTCCACCCCGGCGCGCTCAAGACCCTGCTGGAGTTTCACGCACAAAACTCGGACATTGGGATCATCGGTCCACGCATCCTGAACCCGGACGGCTCGCTTCAGATGAGCTGCCGGACGTTCCCCATCCCCGCGGCGGCGCTGTTCAGAAACACCTTTCTCGGAAAGCTCTTCCCGAACAGCCGGTACGTCCGCGAGTACCTGATGAAGGACTGGGACCACAGCGCTCTTCGCGATGTGGATTGGGTCTCCGGGGCCGCCATGTTCGTCTCTAGCGAGGCGATCGAAAAGGTCGGGCTCATGGACGAGGCGTTCTTTATGTACTGCGAGGATGTCGACTGGTGCTTTCGGGCGCACAAGGCCGGATTTCGGGTCGTGTATCTGCCCACGGCCGTCGTGACTCACGCCATCGGCAAGAGCACCGACCAAGCTGCCAACCGCATGATTCTGCGCTTCCACCGCTCGATGCTCTACTTCTACAAGAAGAACCTGCTCCCTGAACGGCCCGTATGGGCCAGGCCCGCGCTGTGGCTCTTCGCGCTTGGCGCCCTTACGGCGCGTGCCTCGATTTTCATCGTGAAGAACAAGATCGACAAGGTCCGCAGGAGGCTCGCCTGATGTCCGCTCGAAAGCCTGGCGCACCATACGCCACTGCCGAGGCGGCGGCTGCCAGCCGGTGGCCCCTTGGGCTGCTTGCCGCCGGGTGCTTCTTGTTGCCGGTTTTGGGAGGGCGGATCACCGTCGAGGCTCAGCCCTACGGTGGCGGCTTTGGAGCGTTGCTCGCCTCCCTGTGGGAAGGTAGCGAGGCGCCGTCGCTCGCTCACGCCCTGATCGCCCTTTGCTTCGCCTTGTCCTGCGCTTTGACGCTCATACGCAGCAAGGTGGTTCAGACTCCAGCGAACCGCCTCGCGCTCCCATTAGCATTTCTGACCCTCGCCGTTGTGGCCTCTGTTGCGCTCTCCAGCTTCAAGTGGACCAGCCTGGTTGCCGCGGCGGAGTGGGTGATGTACCCGTTCGGGTTCCTCGCCGCGATTCTTTCTGCCGGCCGCGGCCGCGGGCCGTTGCTGGCGATTGCGGCCCTGGTGGCAGGGTGCTTCCTTGTCGCGACGATGGGTGTGATGGACTACTGGCAGATGCGCGCCATCGACCCCTCCTGGCGCATCTTCGCCAACTGGACCAACCCGAATGCCCTGGCGGGAATGCTCGTGATCGGGTTCTTTTTGGCGCTTGGGCTCACGATGGTCCAGGACCGGATCAACGCCCTGGCCGCCGGAGGCGCTGCCG contains:
- a CDS encoding glycosyltransferase family 2 protein — protein: MPDFDLSVTICSWNTVALLEECLRSLAAVRDEASFEVIVVDNGSTDGSAQAVRERHSWVRLLAQDKNLGFTGGHNLAIRERRGRHAFLLNSDATVHPGALKTLLEFHAQNSDIGIIGPRILNPDGSLQMSCRTFPIPAAALFRNTFLGKLFPNSRYVREYLMKDWDHSALRDVDWVSGAAMFVSSEAIEKVGLMDEAFFMYCEDVDWCFRAHKAGFRVVYLPTAVVTHAIGKSTDQAANRMILRFHRSMLYFYKKNLLPERPVWARPALWLFALGALTARASIFIVKNKIDKVRRRLA
- a CDS encoding glycosyltransferase family 2 protein, translated to MLSTLIVNWNTRDLLLECLESLRQNPPDLPSEVIVVDNASTDGSADAVRERCPEVMLLEPGVNLGYAAGNNRAFGAANGEWLLTLNPDTVIAEGQLQAMINALAAKPEFGCAAPKLVGNDGKLQRSVRGFPTFLGILGDMTGLGKLFPGSRLDSYRLSSMNYDVEGEAPQPMGTFLLFRCDALAKVGDPRAPFDESFPIFFNEVDLLYRLKKAGLPCLFVPSVAVQHLGGASTRQVKKAMIWESHRSLLRFFVKHYRTALNAWAFPILSMFVLGGALIRARGFSAGFRP
- the smc gene encoding chromosome segregation protein SMC — encoded protein: MRLKRVRIYGFKTFAERTEFDVDGSIIAVVGPNGCGKSNIVDAILWALGEGNPKHLRAVTSQDVIFNGSPRRKPLGYAEVALLFDNEDASLPIDTSEVQISRRLTRSGDSDYRINGRACRLKDILELLADSGLGRAGYAIVSQKEIDQALAASAEDRRAWVDEAAGVQRYRVRKLESLRRLEAAQTHLDRVGDLIAEIEDQREPMREEAEVAARYRSIRDTLGEIESGLLVVEVARAIRDVRELEGKIAESQRMADKELALAEDLEKQARTAGSQIGDLERSLEGLRSRQHQVLTDFERAVSALKLGTQRLEALDELERNLGEDAGTSAKRLNEAQAELQQATLEETTEKDRLEKTRLETAGANKEAQELAKSLQEIEARLADAREAHGLRLRRETEAEHRRGRIEEIKRELEGIQETLPDLEAGLKEAFSALSEAEAAFGAIESEIGKRVAGLRAMTAEDDRDGEASRKLLAERARLEGLAHGIEATIQAHEGLQQGARNVLEAADRGLLKGPYLPVGEAIEVAKEHAVAIDTALGGAANDLICDGESEAKTAIELLKAHRGGRATFQPISLMRPQEVGQDLRELTMRAGVIGRASDLVRCEDRVRPVIESLLGRVLVVEDLDTALKLGKTSGWRRMVTLEGELLHSSGAVTGGASEKQTFGLVQRKAELDDLAKRIRALDTDLKGFDKSASARQKARAQVEKEIGELQQKGAGAKGEVEDARSWHQSLTDEMNSTQKAKDRLDAEREKLEAVELDTLPDSDPRALEAERDGVLKALAARSADADQADARLQEAEHRLIQAQERLAQAERRLQNAKEHEQLRTRKLTNLEPERRKARAEIEAAEKARDAAAALRTAVGKELDEAQKKRQASLEASFKLNEQAKEARASAQKAGELSHSAELARARADTKRATSAERLMEEYGMTEEQALEKEHEVELPKDAFSLATRLRRELKAMGDVNVGAVEAYERLTHRFDELTAQRDDISGGIREVEAGIRELDGLTRDKFKDTFEKVKTAFSEVFQSIFKGGEGHVSLTQPDNLLESGIEIDVTLPGKKRQRLELLSGGERSLCAATFLFSLLKVKPSPLVILDEVDAPLDGRNVEKFVDLLNDFARTTQFLVITHNSTTIAAAPVWLGVTMQEPGVSTLAPVRMAEGRAEVATEAEPLSAGRSA
- a CDS encoding flavin reductase family protein, which encodes MGTFVSLDLKAMRVSKAYGILTATIQPRPIAFVSTVARDGTPNLAPFSFFMAGGSNPPSLVFCPVLLPTGEPKDTLRNIEETGEFVVNLVTRSMADRMNAASFDYPPEVDEWKVSGFEEIASETVFPPRVKESPVQFECRRFQVIRHGEGKSGTVYVIGEILRVHLSTELWDPETERVLSERFRPIGRLGGREYVDLAVPEVFEMARPTEPAV
- a CDS encoding C40 family peptidase; the protein is MGRTWCAFALGIIATPAAIGQSLTHIVQQGETLSQIASRYSVDTIDLAHANGINKIHKLKLGYQIFIPERLHPKLPTDLLRKDALEAISFDSSPVAQLMLVSFAGKAAPKTAASNPAKQAAKVAAKPLPKVAAKSAAPAKPAANPVAKLLSPAPKKPSGGYTVVSGDNDWVIARKFDTKPSLIRAANPNLDWTRLQIGQKIALPNGSTKVAAKSASSSGIARIRTRRAVVARDAVNIRRDASASSSVVTKVDRGTSVTVLDRAGDWYKLKFPRGTVGWVRGDMLKPMSSSAYVKARSSSKRQYSRKDDSRSRVVYSPKTGNAVVDNAMAMLGTRYRYGSASRGATDCSGLTTQVYKKMGVKLPRTSREQSKTGASVSKSELKPGDLVFFHTGRSRRVNHVGIYKGNGVFVHASSAKGRVREDRLSDGYYASRFVGARRPVGGRAQATKSAPQKAASKPAQVAAKSSSKPIGEHADGADDSGQN